A part of Cannabis sativa cultivar Pink pepper isolate KNU-18-1 chromosome 6, ASM2916894v1, whole genome shotgun sequence genomic DNA contains:
- the LOC115695584 gene encoding subtilisin-like protease SBT3.18, with protein sequence MCYSSYSFKTHTKHITMGRRRSTLIPWFGSLEVFFFIFSLLHDHVIHSTPSTKPNQVYIVYLGRKYMKNNDTDKFITSKRHLHLLSKVFSRKEEAKKSMIYSYKHSFSGFSAMLNSSQVNALAKTKEVISVFKSKSVKLQTTRSWDFMGLSLTNNNNNNNNNNNNNNKLAYGENIIVGVIDSGVWPESKSFQEETGMNPIPSTWKGKCVKGDQFNPEKACNNKLIGARYYLQGFENTYGSLNKSGNPEYRSARDFLGHGTHTASIAVGSIVEEASLLGLGLGTARGGAPRARLAIYKACWGKDYVGQCTEADVLAAFDDALHDGVHVISASIGASPPLPELFESSNSIGSFHAMQLGVSVVFAGGNDGPNPGLVTNVEPWSLCVAASSVDRMFSTNVIVQGNFSVTGESFITEPITAKLVDPITYFTNGVCKLDYRKNTKSGNGRVVLCFSRVGPVELEEAQEAALGINASALIFVQPFTTLSGPDFFPTLYLDILQGTKLKHHLALFMRLPRLEIVATKTIIGKSLAPKVAFFSSRGPSSITPNILKPDITAPGVNILSAWPRKTPPTIIPSSAYKTPVSWNIMSGTSMSCPHISGIVALLKSAHPCWSPAVIKSAIMTTAYIKDQITEGYNIVNDESMKVSDPFDVGAGHVDPVKAMDPGLVYDMKTIDYVLYLCNLGYNQQQINALIHPSCDDDTTTLTCSQVIKSKANINYPSITVSNLHSRVTISRTVRNVGLSKFAMYFSSVVEPHGVEVVVWPRVLVFSWFREEITYYVTLVPTKKSRGMYDFGEIVWSDGVHRVRSPLVVCVNTITSLDDGIAHNDYQLSGFITS encoded by the exons ATGTGctattcttcatattcattcaaaacacatacaaaacacATAACTATGGGTAGAAGAAGAAGTACTCTAATTCCATGGTTTGGGTCCCTAGAAGTAttcttcttcatattttcaCTTCTTCATGATCATGTTATTCACTCAACTCCATCCACCAAACCTAAtcaa GTTTACATTGTTTACTTAGGTAGAAAATACATGAAAAATAATGACACTGATAAGTTCATTACTTCTAAGCGCCATCTTCATCTTCTTTCCAAGGTCTTTTCAAG AAAAGAAGAAGCTAAGAAATCCATGATCTATAGTTACAAGCAtagtttttctgggttttcagCAATGCTCAATTCAAGTCAAGTAAATGCCTTGGCCA AAACGAAAGAAGTAATTTCAGTATTTAAAAGCAAGAGTGTAAAGTTACAAACTACAAGAAGTTGGGACTTTATGGGGCTTAGCttgactaataataataataataataataataataataataataataata AGCTTGCCTATGGTGAAAATATTATTGTTGGAGTTATTGATTCAG GTGTATGGCCAGAATCTAAAAGTTTCCAAGAAGAGACTGGAATGAATCCAATCCCTTCAACATGGAAAGGAAAATGCGTTAAAGGAGATCAGTTTAATCCAGAAAAAGCATGTAACAATAAGCTTATCGGAGCTCGTTACTATCTCCAAGGCTTTGAAAATACCTATGGCTCTTTAAACAAGAGTGGAAACCCTGAGTACCGCTCAGCCAGAGATTTTCTTGGACACGGGACCCACACAGCATCCATCGCTGTGGGGTCCATAGTTGAAGAAGCAAGTTTGTTAGGGTTAGGTTTAGGCACAGCAAGAGGTGGTGCCCCTAGGGCACGTTTGGCTATCTACAAGGCATGTTGGGGAAAGGACTATGTTGGACAATGCACTGAGGCTGACGTTTTGGCAGCCTTCGATGACGCTTTGCATGATGGTGTGCACGTGATCTCAGCCTCAATTGGGGCATCTCCGCCGTTGCCTGAGCTATTTGAATCAAGTAATTCCATTGGCTCATTCCATGCCATGCAACTTGGAGTTAGTGTTGTTTTTGCTGGTGGAAATGATGGACCGAATCCAGGCCTTGTCACCAACGTCGAGCCATGGTCTCTTTGTGTTGCTGCTTCTTCAGTCGATCGAATGTTTTCAACCAATGTGATTGTGCAAGGCAACTTTTCTGTTACG GGAGAAAGCTTTATCACAGAGCCAATTACAGCAAAGCTAGTTGatccaattacatattttacAAATGG GGTTTGCAAGTTGGATTATAGGAAGAATACAAAATCAGGTAATGGAAGAGTAGTGTTGTGCTTTTCAAGAGTTGGTCCAGTGGAATTGGAAGAAGCACAAGAAGCTGCTTTGGGAATCAATGCCTCAGCTTTGATATTTGTTCAACCATTCACAACACTTTCTGGCCCTGATTTTTTCCCAACTCTTTATCTTGACATTCTTCAAGGAACCAAACTTAAACACCATCTTGCCCTTTTCATGAG GCTTCCTAGGTTGGAAATAGTAgcaactaaaacaattattggCAAGTCATTAGCACCCAAAGTTGCATTCTTCTCTTCAAGAGGGCCAAGTTCAATTACACCTAATATTCTCAAG CCAGATATAACTGCACCCGGTGTGAATATACTATCAGCTTGGCCTAGAAAGACACCTCCAACGATTATACCTTCGAGTGCATACAAAACCCCAGTAAGTTGGAATATCATGTCTGGAACATCCATGTCATGTCCTCACATCTCAGGCATTGTTGCTCTTCTTAAGTCTGCTCATCCATGTTGGTCTCCTGCTGTTATTAAGTCTGCTATCATGACTACAG CGTATATAAAGGATCAAATCACCGAGGGATACAACATAGTAAACGATGAATCAATGAAAGTTTCTGATCCCTTCGATGTTGGTGCTGGCCATGTAGACCCCGTGAAAGCCATGGATCCGGGCTTAGTCTATGACATGAAAACTATTGACTACGTTTTATACCTTTGCAACCTTGGCTACAACCAACAACAAATCAATGCCTTGATTCATCCCTCTTGCGATGATGATACAACTACATTAACTTGCTCACAAGTCATAAAATCCAAAGCTAACATAAATTATCCTTCGATCACAGTCTCAAATCTCCACTCGAGAGTCACAATCTCAAGGACAGTCCGCAATGTTGGTCTGAGCAAGTTTGCTATGTATTTTAGTAGTGTTGTCGAGCCACATGGAGTAGAGGTGGTGGTGTggcctagggttttggttttctcATGGTTTAGGGAAGAAATTACTTACTATGTCACTCTTGTACCGACAAAAAAGTCTCGAGGAATGTATGATTTTGGAGAAATAGTTTGGTCGGATGGTGTTCATAGGGTTAGAAGTCCTTTGGTTGTTTGTGTAAACACAATTACAAGTCTTGATGATGGTATTGCTCATAATGATTATCAACTAAGTGGCTTTATTACTAgctag
- the LOC115725203 gene encoding YTH domain-containing protein ECT4 isoform X2 — protein MATVSPADQTATDLLQKLTLDTQTKALDIPEPTKKPTANQFGSVDSGNAPNGQIPSAERSMTPVLPDFMDPSMCYVPNAAYPSYYFGGAYDGTSNDWDDYSRYVNPDGVDMNTGVYGDNGSLLYHHGYGYAPYGPYSPAASPVPTMGNDGQLYGPQHYQYPPYFQPLTPNSAPFTPNPAVSQSEVSTSVAADQKPLPVETANGNANGIVNTANNMKGNNNNGSAAPLKPASYQNSSFNSNGSYGRGPLPDWQPRPVTSSTITSSISNGNNPSRNQNYRPNSQFMGVHHPRPLSAMSPGYINRLYPNKLYGQYSNAIRSGMGFGYGYDSRPNQRTWLAVDGKYKPRGRNGGYYGYGNENMDGLNELNRGPRAKGSKNQKEFAAPPTLAVKGQNLPTTVTNDKEKDKTVGVPDREQYNKADFSEEYADAKCFIIKSYSEDDVHKSIKYSVWASTPNGNKKLHAAYMEAQEKPGSCPVFLFFSVNTSGQFVGLAEMTGPVDFNKNLEYWQQDKWNGCFPVKWHIVKDVPNSLLKHITLDNNENKPVTNSRDTQEVKLEPGLKLIKIFKEHSSKTCILDDFGFYETRQKTIQEKKAKQQQFQKQVWEGKPVDEKKEVVANGELNPKPSEVVSSEVTKDALPTTTAAQAGNSVKVSENGSATTTMDAPKGAKPVVVADKRNVANGVANGC, from the exons ATGGCTACCGTTTCACCTGCGGATC AAACAGCTACTGATTTGCTTCAGAAGTTGACATTAGATACTCAAACCAAAGCTTTGGATATTCCTGAGCCAACCAAGAAG CCAACTGCTAACCAGTTTGGTTCAGTTGACTCTGGCAATGCTCCTAATGGTCAGATCCCATCAGCAGAGCGGTCAATGACTCCAGTTCTACCGGATTTCATGGATCCTTCAATGTGCTATGTCCCAAATGCTGCTTATCCTTCTTACTACTTTGGAGGAG CCTATGATGGTACCAGTAATGATTGGGATGACTACTCGAGATATGTGAATCCAGATGGAGTGGATATGAACACT GGAGTTTATGGGGATAATGGGTCTTTGTTGTATCATCACGGTTACGGGTATGCGCCTTATGGTCCATATTCACCAGCTGCATCACCAGTTCCCACCATGGGAAATGATGGTCAGCTGTATGGACCACAGCACTACCAGTACCCGCCTTATTTCCAGCCGCTTACTCCAAATAGTGCGCCATTTACACCTAATCCTGCAGTTTCACAAAGCGAGGTTTCTACTTCAGTAGCTGCTGATCAGAAGCCTCTGCCTGTTGAAACAGCTAATGGAAATGCTAATGGCATTGTAAACACTGCCAACAACATGAAGgggaataataataatggttCGGCGGCTCCTCTTAAACCAGCATCGTACCAGAACTCATCTTTTAACTCGAATGGTTCGTACGGAAGGGGTCCTTTGCCAG ATTGGCAGCCGAGGCCGGTGACAAGCTCAACTATAACTTCATCAATATCAAATGGCAACAATCCATCAAGGAATCAAAATTATCGCCCGAATTCACAGTTCATG GGAGTGCATCACCCTAGACCGTTGTCTGCTATGAGTCCGGGGTACATTAACAGACTTTATCCAAACAAGCTATACGGTCAGTATAGCAACGCCATTAGATCTGGCATGGGATTTGGATATGGATACGATTCACGACCAAACCAACGAACATGGTTAGCTGTTGATGGAAAGTACAAGCCAAGGGGGCGAAATGGTGGTTACTATGGATATGGTAACGAGAACATGGACGGCTTAAATGAATTGAACAGAGGGCCTAGAGCCAAGGGTTCCAAGAACCAAAAGGAGTTTGCTGCACCCCCTACTCTTGCAGTTAAGGGTCAAAACTTGCCAACAACAGTTACTAATGACAAGGAGAAGGACAAGACTGTTGGTGTTCCTGACCGTGAACAATACAACAAGGCAGATTTCTCAGAGGAATATGCTGATGCCAAGTGTTTCATTATAAAGTCTTACAGTGAGGATGATGTTCACAAGAGTATCAAGTATAGTGTTTGGGCAAGTACTCCTAATGGTAACAAGAAGCTTCATGCTGCATACATGGaggctcaggagaagcctggcAGCTGCCCTGTATTCCTCTTTTTCTCG GTCAATACTAGCGGGCAATTTGTTGGTTTAGCTGAGATGACAGGACCAGTTGATTTCAACAAGAACCTCGAGTATTGGCAACAAGACAAATGGAACGGCTGCTTCCCAGTCAAGTGGCACATCGTTAAAGACGTACCTAACAGTTTGTTGAAGCACATTACCCTCGACAACAACGAGAACAAACCCGTGACAAACAGCAGGGACACTCAAGAG GTCAAGCTGGAGCCAGGGCTTAAATTGATCAAGATATTCAAGGAGCACTCGAGCAAGACTTGTATCCTTGACGATTTTGGCTTTTACGAGACTCGCCAGAAGACTATTCAGGAGAAGAAAGCTAAGCAACAGCAATTTCAGAAACAG GTGTGGGAAGGAAAGCCGGTCGATGAGAAGAAGGAAGTAGTGGCAAATGGAGAGTTGAACCCAAAACCGTCTGAGGTTGTTTCATCAGAGGTCACTAAGGATGCTTTGCCAACCACCACAGCAGCTCAAGCTGGCAACAGTGTTAAGGTTTCCGAGAATGGATCTGCTACCACAACCATGGATGCCCCAAAGGGTGCTAAGCCAGTAGTTGTGGCTGACAAGAGAAATGTTGCAAACGGGGTTGCTAATGGTTGCTAA
- the LOC115725203 gene encoding YTH domain-containing protein ECT4 isoform X1 produces the protein MATVSPADQTATDLLQKLTLDTQTKALDIPEPTKKPTANQFGSVDSGNAPNGQIPSAERSMTPVLPDFMDPSMCYVPNAAYPSYYFGGAYDGTSNDWDDYSRYVNPDGVDMNTGVYGDNGSLLYHHGYGYAPYGPYSPAASPVPTMGNDGQLYGPQHYQYPPYFQPLTPNSAPFTPNPAVSQSEVSTSVAADQKPLPVETANGNANGIVNTANNMKGNNNNGSAAPLKPASYQNSSFNSNGSYGRGPLPGRVSTPGYQDPRFGFDGLRSGIPCLDAPLFSDWQPRPVTSSTITSSISNGNNPSRNQNYRPNSQFMGVHHPRPLSAMSPGYINRLYPNKLYGQYSNAIRSGMGFGYGYDSRPNQRTWLAVDGKYKPRGRNGGYYGYGNENMDGLNELNRGPRAKGSKNQKEFAAPPTLAVKGQNLPTTVTNDKEKDKTVGVPDREQYNKADFSEEYADAKCFIIKSYSEDDVHKSIKYSVWASTPNGNKKLHAAYMEAQEKPGSCPVFLFFSVNTSGQFVGLAEMTGPVDFNKNLEYWQQDKWNGCFPVKWHIVKDVPNSLLKHITLDNNENKPVTNSRDTQEVKLEPGLKLIKIFKEHSSKTCILDDFGFYETRQKTIQEKKAKQQQFQKQVWEGKPVDEKKEVVANGELNPKPSEVVSSEVTKDALPTTTAAQAGNSVKVSENGSATTTMDAPKGAKPVVVADKRNVANGVANGC, from the exons ATGGCTACCGTTTCACCTGCGGATC AAACAGCTACTGATTTGCTTCAGAAGTTGACATTAGATACTCAAACCAAAGCTTTGGATATTCCTGAGCCAACCAAGAAG CCAACTGCTAACCAGTTTGGTTCAGTTGACTCTGGCAATGCTCCTAATGGTCAGATCCCATCAGCAGAGCGGTCAATGACTCCAGTTCTACCGGATTTCATGGATCCTTCAATGTGCTATGTCCCAAATGCTGCTTATCCTTCTTACTACTTTGGAGGAG CCTATGATGGTACCAGTAATGATTGGGATGACTACTCGAGATATGTGAATCCAGATGGAGTGGATATGAACACT GGAGTTTATGGGGATAATGGGTCTTTGTTGTATCATCACGGTTACGGGTATGCGCCTTATGGTCCATATTCACCAGCTGCATCACCAGTTCCCACCATGGGAAATGATGGTCAGCTGTATGGACCACAGCACTACCAGTACCCGCCTTATTTCCAGCCGCTTACTCCAAATAGTGCGCCATTTACACCTAATCCTGCAGTTTCACAAAGCGAGGTTTCTACTTCAGTAGCTGCTGATCAGAAGCCTCTGCCTGTTGAAACAGCTAATGGAAATGCTAATGGCATTGTAAACACTGCCAACAACATGAAGgggaataataataatggttCGGCGGCTCCTCTTAAACCAGCATCGTACCAGAACTCATCTTTTAACTCGAATGGTTCGTACGGAAGGGGTCCTTTGCCAGGTCGTGTTTCTACTCCTGGTTATCAGGATCCGAGATTTGGTTTTGATGGTTTACGTTCTGGAATTCCATGTTTAGATGCACCACTTTTTTCAGATTGGCAGCCGAGGCCGGTGACAAGCTCAACTATAACTTCATCAATATCAAATGGCAACAATCCATCAAGGAATCAAAATTATCGCCCGAATTCACAGTTCATG GGAGTGCATCACCCTAGACCGTTGTCTGCTATGAGTCCGGGGTACATTAACAGACTTTATCCAAACAAGCTATACGGTCAGTATAGCAACGCCATTAGATCTGGCATGGGATTTGGATATGGATACGATTCACGACCAAACCAACGAACATGGTTAGCTGTTGATGGAAAGTACAAGCCAAGGGGGCGAAATGGTGGTTACTATGGATATGGTAACGAGAACATGGACGGCTTAAATGAATTGAACAGAGGGCCTAGAGCCAAGGGTTCCAAGAACCAAAAGGAGTTTGCTGCACCCCCTACTCTTGCAGTTAAGGGTCAAAACTTGCCAACAACAGTTACTAATGACAAGGAGAAGGACAAGACTGTTGGTGTTCCTGACCGTGAACAATACAACAAGGCAGATTTCTCAGAGGAATATGCTGATGCCAAGTGTTTCATTATAAAGTCTTACAGTGAGGATGATGTTCACAAGAGTATCAAGTATAGTGTTTGGGCAAGTACTCCTAATGGTAACAAGAAGCTTCATGCTGCATACATGGaggctcaggagaagcctggcAGCTGCCCTGTATTCCTCTTTTTCTCG GTCAATACTAGCGGGCAATTTGTTGGTTTAGCTGAGATGACAGGACCAGTTGATTTCAACAAGAACCTCGAGTATTGGCAACAAGACAAATGGAACGGCTGCTTCCCAGTCAAGTGGCACATCGTTAAAGACGTACCTAACAGTTTGTTGAAGCACATTACCCTCGACAACAACGAGAACAAACCCGTGACAAACAGCAGGGACACTCAAGAG GTCAAGCTGGAGCCAGGGCTTAAATTGATCAAGATATTCAAGGAGCACTCGAGCAAGACTTGTATCCTTGACGATTTTGGCTTTTACGAGACTCGCCAGAAGACTATTCAGGAGAAGAAAGCTAAGCAACAGCAATTTCAGAAACAG GTGTGGGAAGGAAAGCCGGTCGATGAGAAGAAGGAAGTAGTGGCAAATGGAGAGTTGAACCCAAAACCGTCTGAGGTTGTTTCATCAGAGGTCACTAAGGATGCTTTGCCAACCACCACAGCAGCTCAAGCTGGCAACAGTGTTAAGGTTTCCGAGAATGGATCTGCTACCACAACCATGGATGCCCCAAAGGGTGCTAAGCCAGTAGTTGTGGCTGACAAGAGAAATGTTGCAAACGGGGTTGCTAATGGTTGCTAA
- the LOC115725561 gene encoding GCN5-related N-acetyltransferase 1, chloroplastic, which produces MILRGTISALHSSSATLLRPKTTVAAVSSQSQPFSFNKSYSISDKDLNSRGFILRRTPSDLNLDNLNKVFVAVGFPKRDTDKIRIALENTDALLWIEYEKTQRPVAFARATGDGVFNAIIWDVVVDPSFQGFGLGKAVMERLIDQLLEKGITNIALYSEPRVLGFYKPMGFVADPDGIRGMVYSRKNKKK; this is translated from the coding sequence ATGATCCTACGTGGCACAATCTCAGCCCTTCATTCCTCCTCCGCCACATTACTCCGTCCCAAAACCACCGTCGCCGCCGTCTCATCCCAATCCCAACCCTTCTCCTTCAACAAGAGCTACTCCATCTCCGACAAAGACCTCAACTCCCGAGGCTTCATCCTCCGCCGTACACCGTCAGATCTCAACCTCGACAACCTCAACAAAGTCTTCGTCGCCGTCGGATTCCCCAAACGCGACACCGACAAGATCAGAATCGCACTCGAAAACACCGACGCACTTCTCTGGATCGAGTACGAGAAGACTCAACGGCCAGTAGCGTTCGCCAGAGCAACCGGAGACGGAGTTTTCAACGCGATTATTTGGGACGTTGTCGTCGATCCTTCGTTTCAGGGTTTCGGTTTGGGTAAAGCGGTTATGGAGAGATTAATAGATCAGCTTTTGGAGAAAGGAATTACGAATATTGCTCTGTATTCTGAACCTCGTGTTCTAGGGTTTTATAAACCCATGGGTTTTGTTGCAGATCCGGATGGGATTCGAGGAATGGTTTATTcgagaaaaaacaaaaagaagtaA